A part of Saccharomonospora amisosensis genomic DNA contains:
- a CDS encoding SDR family oxidoreductase yields the protein MALDLRLDGAVALVTGGVRGVGAGITGALLDAGATVITCARRDPERLDRGVEFQRCDVREPADVERLVERIAEQHGRLDIVVNNAGGAPFADAATASANFHAKVVALNLLAPLSVARCANAVMQRQESGGAIVNISSVSGARPSPGTASYGAAKAGLDNLTASLAVEWAPKVRVNALRVGMVRTEQAELHYGDNEGVEAVGATVPLGRLAEPEEIGACVAFLASPLASYVSGATLAVHGGGEVPSFLAAANARHDKE from the coding sequence GTGGCGCTCGACTTGCGCCTTGACGGCGCGGTGGCGCTCGTCACCGGAGGTGTCCGTGGCGTAGGGGCAGGCATTACCGGGGCTCTGCTCGATGCGGGCGCCACGGTCATCACCTGCGCGCGCCGGGATCCGGAGCGGCTCGATCGGGGCGTGGAGTTCCAGCGGTGCGACGTGCGAGAGCCCGCCGATGTCGAGCGGCTGGTCGAGCGGATCGCAGAGCAGCATGGGCGGCTCGACATCGTGGTGAACAACGCCGGTGGTGCGCCGTTCGCCGACGCCGCTACCGCCTCGGCCAACTTCCACGCCAAGGTCGTCGCCCTGAACCTGCTCGCCCCGCTGTCCGTCGCACGTTGCGCCAACGCGGTGATGCAGCGGCAGGAGTCCGGAGGCGCGATCGTCAACATCAGCAGCGTCAGCGGCGCGCGACCGTCCCCGGGCACCGCCTCGTACGGGGCCGCAAAGGCCGGACTGGACAACCTCACCGCGAGCCTGGCCGTGGAGTGGGCACCCAAGGTACGGGTGAACGCCCTGCGTGTCGGCATGGTGCGCACCGAACAGGCGGAACTGCACTACGGCGACAACGAGGGAGTCGAGGCCGTCGGCGCGACCGTCCCGCTCGGACGGTTGGCCGAGCCCGAGGAGATTGGTGCCTGCGTGGCGTTCCTGGCTTCCCCGCTGGCGTCCTACGTCAGCGGCGCGACGCTGGCGGTACACGGCGGGGGAGAGGTGCCCTCGTTCCTCGCCGCCGCCAACGCACGACATGACAAGGAGTGA
- a CDS encoding enoyl-CoA hydratase family protein, which produces MADVISTNRVEPGIAVVTVNSPPVNALTVQGWFDLAEAITAQGRDPECHVVVLRAEGRGFNAGVDIKEIQADSAYGALIGANHGCAAAFAAVYDCAVPVIAAVHGFCLGGGIGLVGNADVVVASDDATFGLPEVDRGALGAATHLARLVPQHLMRTLYYTASTVDAHQLHHHGSVYRVVPRAELDEAALAVARQIADKDTRVIRAAKQALNGIDPQPVHRSYRYEQGFTFELNLAGVSDAARQDFLDNGKGE; this is translated from the coding sequence ATGGCAGACGTCATCTCCACGAACCGCGTGGAGCCGGGAATCGCAGTGGTGACAGTGAATTCCCCTCCGGTGAACGCCCTCACCGTGCAAGGCTGGTTCGACCTCGCCGAGGCGATCACCGCGCAGGGCCGCGACCCGGAGTGCCACGTCGTGGTGCTGAGAGCCGAGGGACGTGGCTTCAACGCGGGCGTGGACATCAAGGAGATCCAGGCGGATTCCGCGTACGGGGCGCTGATCGGCGCCAACCACGGTTGCGCGGCCGCGTTCGCCGCCGTGTACGACTGTGCGGTGCCGGTGATCGCAGCGGTGCACGGGTTCTGCCTCGGCGGCGGGATCGGGCTCGTCGGCAACGCCGACGTCGTCGTCGCCTCCGACGACGCGACGTTCGGGCTGCCGGAGGTCGACCGTGGCGCGCTCGGCGCTGCGACGCACCTCGCCCGCCTCGTGCCGCAGCACCTGATGCGCACGCTGTACTACACGGCGAGCACGGTGGACGCCCACCAGTTGCACCACCACGGCTCGGTGTACCGGGTGGTGCCGCGCGCCGAACTCGACGAGGCCGCGCTTGCGGTGGCAAGGCAGATCGCCGACAAGGACACCAGGGTGATCCGCGCCGCCAAGCAGGCCCTCAACGGCATCGACCCACAGCCGGTGCACCGCAGTTACCGGTACGAACAGGGCTTCACCTTCGAGTTGAACCTGGCCGGTGTCTCCGACGCCGCGCGCCAGGACTTCCTCGACAACGGCAAGGGAGAGTGA
- a CDS encoding CoA transferase subunit A — translation MADKRMSADEVVAELSDGMTIGIGGWGSRRKPMALVRAILRSSLTDLTVVSYGGPDVGLLASAGRIRKLVFGFVTLDSIPFDPWFGRVRESGQIEVTEYDEGVFGTALSAAAQRLPFLPTRAGLGSDVMRLNPQLRTVSSPYPDGEELLAVPPLRLDAALVHLNRADARGNAQYLGPDPYFDDLFALAADRCFVSAEQVVDTAELTATAPVQSLLLNRSAVHGVVETPRGAHFTSAAPDYGRDEKFQRHYAESAKDLEVWPRFVDRFLSGDERTYLSEVDKFTREAA, via the coding sequence ATGGCGGACAAACGGATGAGCGCCGACGAGGTCGTCGCCGAGCTTTCCGACGGCATGACCATCGGCATCGGCGGTTGGGGTTCGCGGCGCAAACCGATGGCGCTGGTGCGGGCCATCCTGCGCTCGTCGCTGACCGACCTCACCGTCGTCTCCTACGGCGGGCCCGACGTCGGGCTGCTCGCTTCCGCGGGTCGGATCCGCAAGCTGGTGTTCGGATTCGTGACGCTGGACTCCATCCCGTTCGACCCGTGGTTCGGCCGCGTGCGCGAGAGCGGGCAGATCGAGGTAACCGAGTACGACGAGGGCGTGTTCGGCACCGCGCTGTCGGCCGCCGCGCAGCGACTACCGTTCCTGCCCACCCGTGCCGGGCTGGGTTCGGACGTCATGCGGCTCAACCCGCAGCTGCGCACCGTCAGCTCCCCCTACCCCGACGGCGAGGAGCTGCTCGCCGTGCCACCGCTTCGGCTCGACGCCGCGCTGGTGCACCTCAACCGCGCCGACGCCCGTGGCAACGCGCAGTACCTCGGCCCTGACCCCTACTTCGACGACCTGTTCGCGTTGGCGGCCGACCGCTGCTTCGTCTCCGCCGAGCAGGTGGTGGACACCGCCGAGCTCACGGCTACCGCGCCGGTGCAGAGCCTGCTGCTGAACCGCTCCGCCGTGCACGGTGTGGTGGAAACCCCACGCGGGGCGCACTTCACCAGCGCCGCGCCCGACTACGGCCGCGACGAGAAGTTCCAGCGGCACTACGCCGAGTCCGCGAAGGACCTCGAGGTCTGGCCCAGGTTCGTCGACCGGTTCCTCTCCGGAGACGAACGAACCTACCTATCCGAAGTGGACAAGTTCACCCGGGAGGCGGCATGA
- a CDS encoding CoA-transferase subunit beta, whose amino-acid sequence MTNATRAEVAAVACAELFRGDGEIVVSPMGLLPSLGARLARLTFEPDILLSDGEAYLLASTPGVGEPIVEGWQPFRKVLDTVVPHGKRHVVMGANQVDRYGNQNISAIGDHARPKKQLLGVRGGPGNTVNNRTSYWVPRHSTRVFTERVDVISGVGYDSARAAGPSARKYHDVYRVVTNLAVLDFCGPDNAMRLVSVHPGVSVDEVVANTGFELHTGDVAETRLPTDEELRLLREVIDPKSTRDREVPS is encoded by the coding sequence ATGACGAACGCGACACGTGCCGAGGTCGCCGCGGTGGCCTGCGCGGAGCTGTTCCGGGGCGACGGTGAGATCGTGGTGAGTCCGATGGGCCTGCTGCCGTCGCTTGGAGCGCGGCTTGCCAGGCTCACCTTCGAGCCCGACATCCTGCTCAGCGACGGCGAGGCCTACCTGCTGGCCAGCACGCCAGGTGTCGGTGAGCCGATCGTTGAAGGCTGGCAGCCGTTCCGCAAGGTGCTCGACACCGTGGTGCCACACGGCAAGCGGCACGTGGTGATGGGAGCCAACCAGGTCGACCGCTACGGCAACCAGAACATCTCCGCGATCGGGGACCACGCACGGCCCAAGAAGCAGTTGCTCGGCGTGCGTGGCGGGCCGGGAAACACTGTCAACAATCGCACGAGTTACTGGGTTCCCCGACACAGCACACGGGTGTTCACCGAGCGGGTCGACGTGATCTCCGGCGTTGGCTACGACAGCGCACGCGCTGCCGGGCCGAGCGCACGCAAGTACCACGACGTCTACCGGGTGGTTACCAACCTGGCCGTGCTCGACTTCTGCGGGCCGGACAACGCGATGCGGCTGGTGTCGGTCCACCCCGGCGTTTCCGTGGACGAGGTGGTCGCCAACACCGGCTTCGAACTCCACACCGGCGACGTGGCAGAGACCAGGCTGCCCACCGACGAGGAGTTGCGGCTGCTGCGTGAGGTGATCGACCCCAAGTCCACTCGGGATCGTGAGGTGCCGTCGTGA
- a CDS encoding NAD(P)H-dependent flavin oxidoreductase: MRTPLTELIGVRHPVVQTGMGWVAGPRLVSATAEAGGLGILASATMTYDELEPAVKEVKGRTDKPFGVNLRADAEDADRRVELLIRERVKVASFALAPRKELIAKLKDEGIVVVPSVGAARHAEKVASWGADAVVVQGGEGGGHTGGVATTLLLPSVLDAVDIPVVAAGGFFDGRGLAAALAYGAAGVAMGTRFLLTKESTVPDAVKRAYLERGLADTVVTRKVDGMPHRVLRTDLVDSLERSGNVTGLLRAVRNAARFRKLTGVSWRSMVTEGLAMKRSGDRTWAQVLMAANTPMLLRAGLVKGDTDAGVLASGQVVGMLTDLPSVAELIEGMVTDARARIAELGKL, from the coding sequence CTGCGGACCCCGCTGACCGAACTGATCGGCGTGCGGCACCCGGTGGTGCAGACCGGAATGGGCTGGGTCGCGGGGCCACGCCTGGTGTCGGCCACCGCCGAGGCGGGAGGGCTCGGCATCCTGGCCTCGGCCACGATGACCTACGACGAGCTGGAGCCCGCGGTCAAGGAGGTCAAGGGTCGCACCGACAAGCCGTTCGGGGTGAACCTGCGGGCGGACGCCGAGGACGCGGACCGCAGGGTCGAGCTGCTGATCAGGGAGCGGGTCAAGGTCGCCTCGTTCGCGCTCGCCCCGCGCAAGGAGCTGATCGCGAAGCTGAAGGACGAGGGCATCGTGGTGGTGCCCTCGGTCGGCGCGGCAAGGCACGCCGAGAAAGTCGCCTCGTGGGGCGCGGACGCGGTCGTGGTGCAGGGCGGCGAGGGCGGTGGGCACACCGGTGGCGTGGCCACCACGCTGCTGCTGCCCTCGGTGCTGGACGCGGTGGACATTCCGGTGGTCGCGGCGGGCGGCTTCTTCGACGGGCGCGGCCTCGCCGCCGCGCTGGCCTACGGCGCGGCTGGTGTGGCCATGGGCACCCGGTTCCTGCTCACCAAGGAGAGCACGGTGCCGGACGCGGTCAAGCGCGCCTACCTGGAGCGGGGTCTCGCCGACACCGTGGTGACCCGCAAGGTCGACGGAATGCCGCACCGCGTGCTGCGCACCGACCTCGTGGACTCCCTCGAACGCTCGGGCAACGTGACCGGACTGCTCAGGGCGGTGCGCAACGCCGCGAGATTCCGCAAGCTCACCGGAGTGTCCTGGCGGTCCATGGTCACCGAAGGACTCGCGATGAAACGCTCGGGAGACCGGACGTGGGCGCAGGTACTCATGGCCGCCAACACGCCGATGCTGCTGCGGGCCGGGCTGGTGAAGGGCGACACCGACGCGGGCGTACTCGCCTCCGGCCAGGTGGTCGGGATGCTTACCGACCTGCCCAGCGTGGCCGAGTTGATCGAAGGGATGGTCACCGACGCCCGAGCACGCATCGCCGAACTGGGCAAGCTGTAA
- a CDS encoding acetyl-CoA C-acetyltransferase: MAEAYILDAVRTPVGKRGGGLSAVHSADLGAHVINAILDRTGVDPERVDDVILGCTDTLGSQSGNIARTAWLAAGRPDHVPGVTVDRQCGSSQQAVHFAAQAVLSGTMDLVLAGGVQNMSQIPISAAMLAGREYGIDDPFSGSKGWQQRYGSAEISQFQSAQMIAEHWDISREAMEEFAYTSHQRAIAAIDQGRFDAETVPFGDLKYDEGPRRDTSLEKMAGLSPLSPGSRITAAVASQISDGASAALLASEAFVKETGTTPKARVHHLAVRAADPVWMLTGPIPATRFALRKAGLTVDDIDLFEVNEAFASVVLAWLDEMGADPMRVNVNGGGIALGHPIGATGTKLFATLLHELERRGGRYGLQTMCEGGGTANVTIIERL; the protein is encoded by the coding sequence ATGGCTGAGGCATACATTCTGGACGCGGTGCGCACGCCGGTCGGCAAGCGCGGCGGTGGCCTTTCCGCCGTGCACAGCGCCGACCTCGGCGCGCACGTCATCAACGCGATCCTCGATCGCACCGGGGTGGACCCCGAGCGGGTCGACGACGTGATTCTCGGCTGCACCGACACACTCGGCTCGCAGTCGGGCAACATCGCGCGCACCGCGTGGCTGGCAGCGGGCAGGCCCGACCACGTTCCCGGCGTGACGGTGGACCGGCAGTGCGGTTCCAGCCAGCAGGCCGTGCACTTCGCCGCGCAGGCCGTGCTGTCCGGCACGATGGATCTGGTGCTGGCAGGCGGCGTGCAGAACATGAGCCAGATCCCCATCAGCGCGGCGATGCTGGCCGGGCGGGAGTACGGCATCGACGACCCGTTCTCCGGCTCGAAGGGTTGGCAGCAGCGCTACGGCAGTGCCGAGATCTCCCAGTTCCAGAGCGCGCAGATGATCGCCGAACACTGGGACATCTCGAGGGAGGCGATGGAGGAGTTCGCCTACACCAGCCACCAGCGCGCCATCGCCGCCATCGACCAGGGCAGGTTCGACGCCGAAACCGTGCCCTTCGGTGATCTCAAGTACGACGAGGGTCCGCGCAGGGACACCAGCCTGGAGAAGATGGCGGGACTTTCGCCGCTGAGCCCGGGTTCGCGGATCACGGCGGCCGTGGCCAGCCAGATCTCCGACGGTGCCAGTGCCGCGCTGCTGGCTTCCGAGGCGTTCGTGAAGGAAACCGGGACCACGCCGAAGGCGCGGGTGCACCACCTGGCGGTGCGCGCGGCCGATCCGGTGTGGATGCTCACCGGCCCCATTCCCGCCACGAGGTTCGCGTTGCGCAAGGCAGGGCTCACCGTGGACGACATCGACCTGTTCGAGGTGAACGAGGCGTTCGCCAGCGTCGTGCTCGCGTGGCTGGACGAGATGGGCGCGGACCCGATGAGGGTCAACGTCAACGGCGGCGGAATCGCGCTGGGGCACCCCATCGGCGCCACAGGGACCAAGCTGTTCGCCACCCTGCTGCACGAACTGGAGCGCCGAGGCGGCCGCTACGGCCTGCAGACGATGTGTGAGGGCGGCGGCACGGCCAACGTGACCATCATCGAGCGGCTGTGA
- a CDS encoding TetR/AcrR family transcriptional regulator: MNTRTVKKRQAGNNGSGRRAELLALAARLFADRGYVSTTVRDIADAAGILSGSLYHHFDSKESMADEILRGFLDELFDTYARIVAADLGPRNTLEAVVAASFRSIRDHPAEVAIYQNEAKHLAHLERFAYIDERNVEFRNLWRKILTDGVRQGVFREDIDVELVYRFIRDTVWVAVRWYNPAGTLSADDVAQQYLGILLDGIATRRRRTKKTGETHG; the protein is encoded by the coding sequence ATGAACACGAGAACCGTGAAGAAGCGACAGGCGGGCAACAACGGGTCCGGAAGGCGCGCCGAACTACTGGCACTGGCCGCGCGCCTGTTCGCCGACCGCGGCTACGTCTCCACGACGGTGCGCGACATCGCCGACGCCGCCGGAATCCTCTCGGGAAGCCTGTACCACCACTTCGACTCCAAGGAGTCGATGGCCGACGAGATTCTGCGCGGGTTCCTCGACGAGCTGTTCGACACCTACGCGCGGATCGTCGCCGCCGACCTCGGACCGCGAAACACGCTGGAAGCGGTGGTGGCCGCCTCGTTCCGGTCCATTCGCGACCATCCGGCCGAGGTGGCGATCTACCAGAACGAGGCCAAACACCTGGCTCATCTGGAGCGCTTCGCCTATATCGACGAGCGAAACGTGGAGTTCCGCAACCTCTGGCGCAAGATCCTCACCGACGGGGTGCGGCAGGGCGTGTTCCGCGAGGACATCGACGTGGAACTGGTCTACCGCTTCATCCGTGACACGGTCTGGGTGGCGGTGCGCTGGTACAACCCGGCGGGCACCCTCTCGGCCGACGACGTGGCGCAGCAATACCTCGGCATCCTGCTCGACGGGATCGCCACCCGCCGCAGGCGGACCAAGAAAACGGGAGAGACCCATGGCTGA
- a CDS encoding SDR family oxidoreductase, with translation MIPLPDYPQGRELLRDKVVVVTAAAGTGIGSAVARRSLEEGARVVISDWHERRLAEKAESLAEYGEVHAFPCDVTDEEQVRGLIAAAVERFGRIDVLINNAGLGGSTSILDMTDEQWSRVLDVTLNGTFRMTRAALRQFVEQGGGGAVVNNASVIGWRAQADQSHYAAAKAAVMALTRCAAVDVAEHGIRVNAVSPSLAMHPFLAKVTSEELLADLTEREVSGRAAQPWEVANVMVFLASDYASYLTGEVISVSSQHA, from the coding sequence GTGATTCCGTTGCCGGACTACCCGCAGGGGCGCGAACTGCTGCGCGACAAGGTGGTCGTGGTGACCGCCGCCGCGGGCACGGGCATCGGCTCGGCCGTGGCCCGGCGCAGCCTCGAGGAGGGCGCCAGGGTGGTGATCAGTGACTGGCACGAGCGGCGGCTCGCGGAGAAGGCCGAGAGCCTCGCCGAGTACGGTGAGGTGCACGCCTTCCCTTGCGACGTCACCGACGAGGAGCAGGTGCGGGGACTGATCGCCGCCGCGGTGGAGCGGTTCGGCCGCATCGACGTGCTCATCAACAACGCCGGTCTCGGCGGCAGCACGTCGATCCTGGACATGACCGACGAACAGTGGTCTCGCGTGCTCGACGTCACGCTCAACGGCACGTTCCGGATGACGAGGGCGGCGCTGCGCCAGTTCGTCGAGCAGGGCGGTGGCGGAGCCGTGGTGAACAACGCCTCGGTGATCGGCTGGCGGGCGCAGGCGGATCAGTCGCACTACGCTGCCGCCAAGGCAGCTGTGATGGCGCTGACCCGGTGTGCCGCCGTGGACGTGGCCGAGCACGGAATCAGGGTCAACGCGGTGTCACCAAGCCTGGCGATGCACCCGTTCCTCGCCAAAGTGACCTCCGAGGAGCTGCTGGCGGACCTGACCGAGCGGGAAGTCTCCGGCAGGGCGGCACAACCGTGGGAGGTGGCGAATGTCATGGTGTTCCTCGCCAGCGACTACGCCTCGTACCTGACCGGCGAGGTGATCTCGGTGAGCAGTCAGCATGCATAG
- a CDS encoding acyl-CoA dehydrogenase family protein, whose translation MSDTASGGEFRDEVRTWLAENLTGEFAALRGLGGPGREHEAFEERLAWERHLAAAGWTCVGWPVEHGGRGATLEQQVIFHEEYARANAPAKVSHLGQELLGPTLIAFGTPEQQRRFLPKIVSVEELWCQGYSEPGAGSDLAAVSTTARLDGDEWVLRGQKVWTSLAHVADWCFVLARTEPGSTRHGGLSYLLVPMRQDGIEVRPIQQLTGTSEFNEVFFDGARTPADLVVGEPGEGWRVAMGTLGFERGVATLGQQVGFRRELAALTDLARRTGAADDPIVDQRLAQAWAGLEVMRAHALRTLGDPAPGVAEVSKLVWANWHRELGELAMLVRGAAGLVADPELDEWQRLFLFTRADTIYGGSNEIQRNIIAERVLGLPREKRQ comes from the coding sequence GTGTCCGACACGGCGTCGGGCGGCGAGTTTCGCGACGAAGTGCGGACCTGGCTGGCCGAGAACCTCACGGGCGAGTTCGCCGCGCTGCGGGGGCTCGGCGGTCCCGGCCGGGAGCACGAGGCATTTGAGGAACGCCTTGCCTGGGAGCGGCACCTCGCGGCGGCGGGATGGACCTGCGTCGGGTGGCCGGTCGAGCACGGTGGCCGGGGGGCGACGCTGGAACAGCAGGTCATCTTCCACGAGGAGTACGCCAGAGCCAACGCACCCGCGAAGGTCAGCCACCTCGGCCAGGAACTACTCGGCCCTACGCTCATCGCCTTCGGCACCCCCGAGCAGCAGCGCCGGTTCCTGCCCAAGATCGTGTCGGTGGAGGAGCTGTGGTGCCAGGGCTACTCCGAGCCGGGTGCGGGCTCGGACCTGGCAGCCGTTTCCACCACCGCACGCCTGGACGGCGACGAGTGGGTACTGCGAGGGCAGAAGGTGTGGACTTCGCTGGCCCACGTCGCGGACTGGTGTTTCGTGCTCGCCCGCACCGAACCCGGCTCCACCAGGCACGGCGGCCTTTCCTACCTGCTGGTGCCGATGCGGCAGGACGGCATCGAGGTACGGCCCATCCAGCAGCTCACCGGCACCTCGGAGTTCAACGAGGTGTTCTTCGACGGCGCCCGCACTCCCGCCGACCTGGTGGTCGGCGAGCCCGGCGAGGGTTGGCGTGTCGCGATGGGCACCCTCGGCTTCGAGCGTGGCGTGGCCACGCTGGGCCAGCAGGTCGGCTTCCGGCGCGAGCTGGCGGCGCTGACCGACCTGGCCAGGCGAACCGGCGCCGCCGACGACCCGATCGTCGACCAGCGCCTCGCTCAGGCGTGGGCCGGGCTGGAGGTGATGCGGGCGCATGCGCTGCGCACACTCGGGGACCCCGCGCCCGGCGTGGCCGAGGTGTCCAAGCTCGTGTGGGCCAACTGGCATCGAGAGCTCGGCGAGCTGGCCATGTTGGTTCGCGGTGCGGCGGGGCTGGTGGCCGACCCCGAACTGGACGAGTGGCAGCGGCTGTTCCTGTTCACCAGAGCCGACACCATCTACGGCGGCTCCAACGAGATCCAGCGCAACATTATCGCCGAGCGGGTGCTCGGCCTGCCGAGGGAGAAGCGACAGTGA
- a CDS encoding FadD3 family acyl-CoA ligase has translation METAPATVPAALKRAAREFGDREAVVNDSVRLRYAELYEQVRRFATVLSRRGIRPGDRVAICSPNTYHWVVASLGILYAGATVVPINTRFTGPEMADVISRGGARGLVVAGPFLGMDRLAELRKAGMGELPLVVRVPVEGEPEPTDGVVDWRDLPRLTADADAAELAEIDARAEAVAPDDVADILFTSGTTGRSKGAMTSHRRTIGVARAWAECATLCDQDRYLIINPFFHSFGYKAGILAALLRGAAMLPQLTFDVEATMRLVERERVTILPGAPTIYQVMLDAPSRSRYDLDSLRVAVTGAATVPVALVERMRAELSFDIVLTAYGLTEAVVATMCRPTDDAETIARTSGRATAGFDIRIADNGEILLRGPNMMLGYLDDPVATREAIDAEGWLHTGDVGRLDERGYLTITDRLKDMYICGGFNVYPAEVEQVLARLDGVADSAVVGVPDARLGEVGKAFVVRRPGVTMSEEDVIDHCKRELANFKVPRQVEFRTALPRNPAGKVLKRTLRDEEAKR, from the coding sequence GTGGAAACGGCACCAGCCACGGTTCCGGCGGCACTAAAGCGGGCGGCGCGGGAGTTCGGCGACCGGGAGGCCGTGGTCAACGACTCGGTGCGGCTGCGTTACGCCGAACTGTACGAGCAGGTCCGCCGATTCGCGACCGTGCTGTCCCGCCGCGGTATTCGGCCGGGCGACCGGGTGGCCATCTGCTCACCCAACACCTACCACTGGGTGGTCGCCTCGCTGGGCATCCTCTACGCGGGCGCGACCGTCGTCCCCATCAACACCCGCTTCACCGGCCCGGAGATGGCCGACGTCATCTCCCGCGGCGGTGCGCGGGGGCTCGTGGTCGCGGGTCCGTTCCTCGGCATGGATCGGCTGGCAGAGCTACGCAAGGCCGGGATGGGTGAGCTGCCGCTCGTCGTGCGAGTTCCGGTGGAGGGCGAGCCGGAACCGACCGACGGCGTCGTGGACTGGCGCGACCTGCCGCGGCTGACAGCCGACGCCGATGCCGCTGAACTGGCCGAGATCGATGCCCGCGCGGAGGCCGTTGCCCCCGACGATGTCGCCGACATCCTGTTCACCTCGGGCACCACCGGGCGCAGCAAGGGCGCGATGACCAGCCACCGCCGCACCATCGGCGTCGCGCGGGCCTGGGCGGAATGCGCGACCCTCTGCGACCAGGACCGCTACCTGATCATCAATCCGTTCTTCCACAGCTTCGGTTACAAGGCGGGCATCCTGGCGGCTCTGCTGCGTGGGGCCGCGATGCTGCCGCAGCTCACCTTCGACGTCGAGGCCACGATGCGGCTGGTCGAGCGGGAGCGGGTCACGATCCTTCCGGGAGCGCCCACGATCTACCAGGTCATGCTGGACGCGCCCAGCCGGTCTCGGTACGACCTCGACAGCCTGCGGGTCGCGGTCACCGGCGCCGCCACGGTGCCGGTCGCCCTGGTGGAGCGCATGCGTGCCGAGTTGAGCTTCGACATCGTGCTCACCGCATACGGGCTCACCGAGGCCGTGGTGGCCACGATGTGCAGGCCCACAGACGATGCCGAGACCATCGCCCGCACCTCCGGCAGGGCCACGGCAGGCTTCGATATCCGCATCGCGGACAACGGCGAGATCCTGCTGCGCGGGCCGAACATGATGCTCGGCTATCTCGACGACCCAGTCGCGACACGGGAGGCCATCGACGCCGAGGGCTGGCTGCACACCGGTGACGTGGGTCGGCTGGACGAGCGCGGCTACCTCACCATCACCGACCGGCTCAAGGACATGTACATCTGCGGCGGCTTCAACGTCTACCCGGCCGAGGTCGAGCAGGTGCTGGCCAGGCTCGACGGAGTGGCCGACTCCGCCGTGGTCGGCGTGCCCGACGCGCGGCTGGGTGAGGTCGGCAAGGCCTTCGTGGTGCGCAGACCGGGGGTGACGATGTCCGAGGAGGACGTCATCGACCACTGCAAACGCGAGCTGGCCAACTTCAAGGTGCCCCGGCAGGTGGAGTTCCGCACGGCGTTGCCCCGCAACCCTGCGGGCAAGGTTCTCAAACGCACGTTGCGGGACGAGGAGGCAAAACGATGA
- a CDS encoding enoyl-CoA hydratase gives MSAQTDEAEAEVVRYERRGAVAVVTMNRPQYRNAQNSAMTYALDAAFTRAVEDDEVKVIVLAGEGKHFSAGHDIGTPGRDVDAHFENKAVLWWDHVGKQGGDQRFARESEVYLGMCRRWREIPKPMVASVQGACIAGALMLAWVCDLIVASDDAFFSDPVVRMGIPGVEYFAHPWVLGPRAAKEVLFTGERFSAQQAKEWGMLNRVVPRDELHEQTLALAEQIARMPSFGLALTKKAVNQAEDLMGMRAGMDSVFGLHHFAHAHNAEVYGGDSLGGQDARSMRDANKKS, from the coding sequence ATGAGCGCGCAAACCGATGAAGCCGAAGCGGAGGTCGTGCGTTACGAGCGCCGCGGCGCGGTGGCCGTGGTGACGATGAACCGGCCGCAGTACCGCAACGCGCAGAACTCCGCGATGACCTACGCGCTGGACGCCGCGTTCACCCGCGCCGTGGAGGACGACGAGGTCAAGGTGATCGTGCTTGCGGGTGAGGGCAAGCACTTCTCGGCGGGGCACGACATCGGCACCCCTGGCAGGGACGTGGACGCGCACTTCGAGAACAAGGCCGTGCTGTGGTGGGACCACGTCGGCAAGCAGGGCGGCGACCAGCGCTTCGCCCGCGAGTCCGAAGTGTACTTGGGGATGTGCAGGCGTTGGCGGGAGATTCCCAAGCCGATGGTCGCCAGCGTGCAGGGCGCCTGTATCGCGGGCGCGTTGATGCTGGCCTGGGTGTGCGACCTGATCGTCGCCTCCGACGACGCGTTCTTCTCCGACCCCGTGGTGCGCATGGGGATTCCCGGCGTCGAGTACTTCGCCCACCCCTGGGTACTCGGTCCACGCGCCGCCAAGGAGGTGCTGTTCACCGGCGAGCGCTTCAGCGCGCAGCAGGCCAAGGAGTGGGGCATGCTCAACCGGGTCGTGCCAAGGGACGAGTTGCACGAGCAGACCCTCGCGCTGGCCGAGCAGATCGCGCGGATGCCGTCGTTCGGGCTCGCGCTGACGAAGAAGGCCGTCAACCAGGCCGAGGATCTGATGGGCATGCGAGCCGGCATGGACTCGGTGTTCGGGCTGCACCACTTCGCCCACGCGCACAACGCCGAGGTCTACGGGGGCGACTCCCTGGGTGGCCAGGACGCCCGTTCGATGCGCGACGCCAACAAGAAGAGCTGA